Proteins encoded together in one Staphylococcus aureus window:
- the opp4B gene encoding oligopeptide ABC transporter permease codes for MIKLILKRLGLMIPLLILISIVVFSLAIIQPGDPFSDLQNGKIKQEAINAQREKLGLNDSIPHQYIRWVNHVIDGDLGESIKYKRPVIDVIEERIPNTILLGAMSLIITYIISFALGITSGRYSYSLTDYTVQIFNYLMLAIPSFIAGVFAIFIFSFELQWFPFQGSVDINLKEGTFEYYMSKIYHTFLPAFTLGLLSTAGYIQYLRNDIIENSKKDYVLTARSKGLSMNKIYNKHILRNSLIPIITFLGADIVSILGGAVITETIFSYNGIGKLFLESVIGQDYPLMMALTLFFSFLGLLGNLISDITYGFIDPRIRSN; via the coding sequence ATGATTAAATTAATACTTAAAAGATTAGGGTTAATGATCCCGTTACTAATTTTAATCTCAATAGTTGTATTTTCATTAGCAATCATACAACCAGGAGATCCATTTTCAGATCTACAAAACGGTAAAATAAAACAAGAAGCAATAAATGCACAAAGGGAAAAATTAGGTCTCAACGACTCAATACCACATCAATACATTAGATGGGTCAATCATGTTATAGACGGTGATTTAGGGGAGTCAATCAAATATAAAAGGCCGGTAATTGATGTTATTGAGGAAAGAATTCCAAATACAATATTACTCGGTGCTATGTCATTAATTATTACTTATATTATCTCATTTGCTTTAGGAATAACGTCAGGTAGATATTCTTACAGTTTGACGGATTATACTGTGCAAATATTTAATTATTTGATGTTAGCCATTCCATCTTTTATTGCGGGAGTATTTGCAATTTTTATTTTTTCTTTTGAATTACAATGGTTCCCGTTTCAAGGTTCTGTTGATATTAACCTTAAAGAAGGTACTTTTGAATATTATATGAGTAAAATATATCACACATTTTTACCTGCATTCACTTTAGGTTTATTATCTACTGCTGGTTATATTCAATATTTACGTAATGATATTATTGAAAATTCTAAAAAAGATTATGTATTGACGGCAAGGTCAAAAGGATTATCTATGAATAAAATTTATAATAAACATATATTGAGAAATTCTCTAATACCTATTATTACATTTTTAGGTGCTGATATTGTAAGTATTTTAGGTGGAGCCGTGATTACGGAGACTATCTTTTCATATAACGGTATCGGTAAATTATTTTTAGAATCGGTAATAGGCCAAGACTATCCATTAATGATGGCATTAACGTTATTTTTCTCATTTTTAGGTTTACTGGGTAATTTGATTTCTGATATTACTTATGGATTTATAGATCCAAGAATTAGAAGTAACTAG
- the pepF gene encoding oligoendopeptidase F, translating to MSQQLSREEQERKYPEYTWDLTTIFKDDEAFEAAFKEVENELGKEEQFKGHIGDSAETLYNALELEDTLGTKLEKVYVYAHLKQDQDTTNDKYTGMESRAHQLIIKFSSAWSFLVPEILQIDEDKIQSFVNSYDKLQKFAFDLKLINEKRPHILDAETEKLLTEAQDALSTPSNVYGMFSNADLVFEDAIDKDGNAHPLTQGTFIKYLETDDRKLRESAFRNVYKAYGAHNNTLGATLAGEVKKNVFNARTHNYKTAREKALSNNHIPENVYDNLVKTVHKYLPLLHRYTELRKELLGLDDLKMYDLYTPLIKDIKFEMPYEEAKEWMLKALEPMGEEYLNVVKEGLNNRWVDVYENKGKRSGGYSSGAHLTNPFILLNWSNTISDLYTLVHEFGHSAHSYFSRKFQPSNSSDYTIFVAEVASTCNEALLSDYMDKHLDDEKRLLLLNQELERFRATLFRQTMFAEFEHKIHAIEEAGEPLTPTRMNEEYAKLNKLYFGDSVETDEDISKEWSRIPHFYMNYYVYQYATGYSAAQSLSHQILTEGKPAVDRYINEFLKKGSSNYPIEILKNAGVDMTTPEPIEQACEVFEQKLNAFEKLMKA from the coding sequence ATGAGTCAACAATTATCGAGAGAAGAACAGGAACGTAAATATCCTGAATATACATGGGACTTAACAACAATTTTCAAAGATGATGAAGCTTTTGAGGCTGCATTTAAAGAAGTTGAAAATGAGTTAGGCAAAGAAGAACAATTTAAAGGACACATTGGTGATAGTGCTGAGACATTATACAATGCGTTAGAATTAGAAGATACATTAGGTACTAAATTAGAAAAAGTATATGTATACGCGCACCTAAAACAAGACCAAGATACAACGAACGACAAGTATACTGGTATGGAGTCAAGAGCACATCAATTAATTATTAAATTTAGCTCGGCATGGAGTTTCTTAGTGCCAGAGATTTTACAAATTGATGAAGATAAAATTCAATCATTTGTAAATTCATATGATAAATTACAAAAATTCGCATTTGATTTGAAGTTGATTAATGAAAAACGTCCTCATATTTTAGATGCTGAAACTGAAAAGTTATTAACAGAAGCGCAGGACGCGTTATCAACGCCATCAAATGTATACGGTATGTTTAGCAACGCTGATTTAGTATTTGAAGATGCGATAGATAAAGATGGAAATGCACACCCGTTAACACAAGGTACATTTATTAAGTATTTAGAAACAGATGATCGCAAACTAAGAGAAAGTGCTTTTAGAAATGTATATAAAGCATATGGTGCTCATAATAATACGCTTGGCGCTACGCTAGCAGGTGAAGTGAAGAAAAATGTATTTAATGCTCGTACACACAATTACAAAACTGCAAGAGAAAAAGCATTGAGTAATAATCATATTCCAGAAAATGTATATGACAATCTAGTAAAAACTGTACATAAATATTTACCATTGCTACATAGATATACTGAATTGCGCAAAGAATTGCTAGGTTTAGATGACTTGAAAATGTATGATTTATATACACCATTAATTAAAGATATTAAGTTTGAAATGCCTTATGAAGAAGCTAAAGAGTGGATGTTAAAAGCATTAGAACCAATGGGTGAAGAATATTTAAATGTAGTTAAAGAAGGCTTAAACAATCGTTGGGTCGATGTCTATGAGAATAAAGGTAAACGTTCAGGTGGCTATTCATCAGGTGCACATTTAACTAATCCATTTATTCTACTTAACTGGTCTAATACTATTTCAGACTTATACACATTAGTTCATGAATTTGGGCATTCAGCACATAGTTACTTCAGTAGAAAATTCCAACCGTCAAATTCTAGTGACTACACTATTTTTGTCGCTGAAGTTGCATCAACTTGTAACGAAGCACTTTTAAGTGATTATATGGATAAACATCTTGATGATGAAAAACGCTTATTATTATTAAACCAAGAATTAGAACGTTTCAGAGCTACATTATTCCGACAAACAATGTTCGCAGAATTTGAGCATAAAATTCATGCAATTGAAGAAGCAGGTGAACCATTAACGCCAACTAGAATGAATGAAGAATATGCCAAATTAAATAAATTATACTTCGGTGATTCTGTAGAAACTGATGAAGATATTAGTAAGGAATGGTCACGTATTCCACACTTCTATATGAATTATTATGTATATCAATACGCAACTGGTTACAGTGCAGCTCAAAGCTTAAGTCATCAAATTTTAACAGAAGGTAAGCCAGCAGTAGATAGATATATTAATGAATTCTTGAAAAAAGGTAGCTCAAATTATCCAATTGAGATATTAAAAAATGCTGGTGTAGATATGACAACACCTGAACCAATTGAACAAGCTTGTGAAGTTTTTGAACAAAAATTGAACGCTTTTGAAAAATTAATGAAAGCTTAG
- a CDS encoding ABC transporter ATP-binding protein has translation MNNVLLEVKDLETSLKINNEWLATVENISFELSKGEVLGIVGESGCGKSILSKSIIKLLPEKISKLSNGEVIFDGKRIDTLNEKQLLDIRGNDIAMIFQEPMTALNPVFTIKNQLVESIKSHKKISKKEANKLAKDLLKKVGIARQDEILNSYPHQLSGGMRQRVMIAMAISCSPKLLIADEPTTALDVTIQAQILDLLKELQKETQMAIMMITHDLSVVAEFCDKVLVMYAGQIVEFGGIKEILHNPKHPYTQKLLSTIPKLKEEQKRLETIEGIVPSIQAFHVNKCRFANRCNKKLDICNNQSPKMHVCEDVIVRCHLYKNEYKEI, from the coding sequence ATGAATAATGTATTGTTAGAGGTTAAAGATTTAGAAACATCATTAAAAATAAATAATGAATGGTTAGCAACTGTTGAAAATATTTCTTTTGAATTATCTAAAGGAGAAGTTTTGGGTATAGTAGGGGAATCTGGTTGCGGTAAGTCCATATTAAGTAAGTCAATTATTAAATTATTACCAGAAAAGATATCTAAACTAAGTAATGGAGAAGTTATATTTGATGGTAAACGAATCGATACGCTCAATGAGAAGCAATTGCTAGATATTCGAGGAAATGATATTGCTATGATTTTTCAAGAACCTATGACTGCTTTAAATCCTGTATTTACCATAAAAAATCAACTTGTGGAATCTATAAAATCACATAAAAAAATTTCTAAAAAAGAAGCAAATAAATTAGCAAAAGATTTACTAAAAAAAGTTGGAATTGCTAGACAAGATGAAATATTAAATAGCTATCCTCATCAATTATCTGGTGGTATGAGACAAAGAGTAATGATTGCAATGGCCATTTCATGTTCTCCTAAATTATTAATTGCTGATGAACCTACAACAGCATTGGATGTCACGATTCAAGCGCAAATATTAGACTTATTAAAAGAATTGCAAAAGGAAACGCAAATGGCAATTATGATGATTACACATGATTTGAGTGTAGTTGCTGAGTTTTGCGATAAAGTCTTAGTTATGTATGCAGGTCAAATTGTAGAATTTGGAGGCATAAAAGAAATACTACACAATCCGAAACATCCTTATACCCAAAAATTATTATCAACAATTCCAAAACTTAAAGAAGAGCAGAAACGACTTGAAACGATAGAAGGAATTGTGCCATCAATCCAAGCATTTCACGTTAATAAGTGCAGATTTGCAAATAGATGTAACAAAAAACTGGATATTTGTAATAATCAATCTCCTAAAATGCATGTTTGTGAAGACGTCATTGTACGTTGTCATTTGTACAAAAATGAATATAAGGAGATATAA
- the mecA gene encoding adaptor protein MecA, producing MRIERVDDTTVKLFITYSDIEARGFSREDLWTNRKRGEEFFWSMMDEINEEEDFVVEGPLWIQVHAFEKGVEVTISKSKNEDMMNMSDDDATDQFDEQVQELLAQTLEGEDQLEELFEQRTKEKEAQGSKRQKSSARKNTRTIIVKFNDLEDVINYAYHSNPITTEFEDLLYMVDGTYYYAVYFDSHVDQEVINDSYSQLLEFAYPTDRTEVYLNDYAKIIMSHNVTAQVRRYFPETTE from the coding sequence ATGAGAATAGAACGAGTAGATGATACAACTGTAAAATTGTTTATAACATATAGCGATATCGAGGCCCGTGGATTTAGTCGTGAAGATTTATGGACAAATCGCAAACGTGGCGAAGAATTCTTTTGGTCAATGATGGATGAAATTAACGAAGAAGAAGATTTTGTTGTAGAAGGTCCATTATGGATTCAAGTACATGCCTTTGAAAAAGGTGTCGAAGTCACAATTTCTAAATCTAAAAATGAAGATATGATGAATATGTCTGATGATGATGCAACTGATCAATTTGATGAACAAGTTCAAGAATTGTTAGCTCAAACATTAGAAGGTGAAGATCAATTAGAAGAATTATTCGAGCAACGAACAAAAGAAAAAGAAGCTCAAGGTTCTAAACGTCAAAAGTCTTCAGCACGTAAAAATACAAGAACAATCATTGTGAAATTTAACGATTTAGAAGATGTTATTAATTATGCATATCATAGCAATCCAATAACTACAGAGTTTGAAGATTTGTTATATATGGTTGATGGTACTTATTATTATGCTGTATATTTTGATAGTCATGTTGATCAAGAAGTCATTAATGATAGTTACAGTCAATTGCTTGAATTTGCTTATCCAACAGACAGAACAGAAGTTTATTTAAATGACTATGCTAAAATAATTATGAGTCATAACGTAACAGCTCAAGTTCGACGTTATTTTCCAGAGACAACTGAATAA
- the opp4C gene encoding oligopeptide ABC transporter permease has product MQNKSKSPFKIAFSKFIHNKIAMLSVIFLLIITIVSIIAPLIAPFPVNQQDLLNIKGEMTAQNILGTDSGGRDNFSRLLYAGRISLSIGITSTIGMLLIGITVGVISGYFGGIVDTLLMRITEFVMLFPFLIFAIVLNAALGDKIKNPYGSAIILVLVIIVLSWGGIARLVRGKVLQEKENEYFLAAKSIGTPTYKIILKHLLPNILSVVIVQATLLFAGMIVVESGLSFLGFGISKAIPSWGNMLSDAQEGDVISGKPWIWMPPAIMITLTILSINFVGEGIKDAFNPRGRR; this is encoded by the coding sequence ATGCAAAATAAGTCAAAATCGCCTTTTAAAATTGCATTTTCTAAATTTATTCATAATAAAATTGCAATGTTATCGGTTATTTTTTTATTAATCATAACTATTGTATCAATTATAGCGCCATTAATAGCTCCTTTTCCAGTGAACCAACAAGATTTATTAAATATAAAAGGTGAAATGACAGCACAAAACATTCTTGGTACAGACTCTGGTGGTAGGGATAACTTTAGTCGTTTGTTATATGCAGGTCGTATTTCATTATCCATTGGAATTACATCTACAATAGGAATGCTTTTGATTGGAATTACAGTTGGAGTGATTTCTGGTTATTTTGGAGGTATTGTTGATACATTATTAATGAGAATAACCGAATTTGTTATGTTATTTCCATTTTTAATATTTGCAATTGTATTAAATGCTGCACTTGGAGATAAAATTAAAAATCCTTATGGATCTGCCATAATTCTTGTTCTAGTTATTATCGTATTAAGTTGGGGAGGTATTGCAAGACTTGTTCGTGGTAAAGTACTTCAAGAAAAAGAAAATGAATACTTTTTGGCAGCAAAATCAATTGGTACACCCACATATAAAATTATTTTGAAACATCTTTTGCCGAATATATTAAGTGTAGTTATCGTACAAGCAACATTGTTATTTGCCGGTATGATTGTAGTGGAATCAGGATTGAGCTTTTTAGGATTCGGAATTAGTAAAGCAATACCATCTTGGGGTAATATGTTGAGTGATGCTCAAGAAGGGGATGTTATAAGTGGTAAACCGTGGATATGGATGCCACCTGCTATAATGATTACATTAACTATATTAAGTATAAACTTTGTAGGGGAAGGGATTAAAGATGCTTTTAATCCTAGAGGTAGACGTTAA
- a CDS encoding competence protein CoiA has translation MLVALNEEKERVLATTALRKTQYFCPVCGKQVILKRGLKVISHFAHKHLAEQKCFNNETIKHYKSKLILAQMIQQQGCKVEIEPFLKEIKQIPDILINNKYVIELQYSPIPYKQILQRTEGLKKMGYKVSWLLNDVDYCHNKVKFNHFQSMFINPFTRKLHTFNLEKKQIMMFQQIQYLGGHKYVAEKRNAKISELFNEAPCDYHAVYKLSKFAINQYIKYCRWQNSVLEPTLSAMYQLQLTDQEVVHNYGYIFPEQIYIKNHPIEWQLQVDLWLKNGKSKLVNDNLNYFKLKKFIVALESKTAIIEKLINNYLNICSDKGNDVQILF, from the coding sequence ATGTTAGTAGCTTTAAATGAAGAAAAGGAACGCGTATTAGCAACTACTGCATTGAGAAAGACACAATATTTTTGTCCGGTGTGTGGCAAGCAAGTTATTTTAAAGCGTGGGCTCAAAGTAATTAGTCATTTTGCACATAAACATTTAGCGGAACAAAAATGTTTTAATAATGAAACGATTAAACATTATAAAAGTAAATTGATTTTAGCACAGATGATACAGCAACAAGGATGTAAAGTAGAGATAGAGCCATTTTTAAAAGAAATAAAACAAATTCCGGATATTTTGATTAATAATAAATATGTTATTGAGCTACAGTATTCGCCAATTCCTTATAAACAGATTCTTCAACGAACGGAAGGTTTAAAGAAAATGGGATATAAAGTAAGTTGGTTATTAAATGATGTTGATTATTGTCATAATAAAGTGAAGTTCAATCATTTTCAAAGTATGTTTATTAATCCATTCACTCGAAAACTTCATACGTTCAATTTAGAGAAAAAACAAATAATGATGTTTCAACAAATACAATATTTAGGCGGGCACAAATATGTCGCTGAAAAAAGAAATGCCAAAATTAGTGAGTTGTTTAATGAGGCGCCTTGTGATTATCATGCTGTTTATAAATTATCAAAGTTCGCAATTAATCAATATATCAAATATTGTCGCTGGCAAAATTCTGTTTTAGAACCCACTTTAAGTGCAATGTATCAATTACAGTTAACTGATCAAGAAGTAGTGCACAATTATGGTTATATTTTTCCAGAGCAAATTTATATTAAAAATCATCCTATTGAGTGGCAATTACAAGTTGATTTATGGTTAAAGAATGGAAAAAGCAAATTAGTAAATGACAATCTTAATTATTTTAAACTGAAAAAATTTATTGTTGCTCTAGAAAGTAAAACAGCAATTATAGAAAAACTTATTAACAATTATTTAAATATTTGTTCAGATAAAGGTAATGACGTGCAAATTTTGTTCTAA
- the opp4A gene encoding oligopeptide ABC transporter substrate-binding protein, which translates to MGKLIKYISILLIVVLVLSACGKSSNKDEGVKDATKTETSKHKGGTLNVALTAPPSGVYSSLLNSTHADSVVEGYFNESLLATDKKIRPKAYIASWKDIEPAKKIEFKIKKGIKWHDGNELKIDDWIYSIEVLANKDYEGAYYPSVENIQGAKDYHEGKTDHISGLKKIDDYTMQVTFDKKQENYLTGFITGPLLSKKYLSDVPIKDLAKSDKIRKYPIGIGPYKVKKIVPGEAVQLVKFDDYWQGKPALDKINLKVIDQAQIIKAMEKGDIDVANDATGAMAKDAKSSNAGLKVLSAPSLDYGLIGFVSHDYDKKANKTGKVRPKYEDKELRKAMLYAIDREKWIKAFFNGYASEINSFVPSMHWIAANPKDLNDYKYDPEKAKKILDKLGYKDRDGDGFREDPKGNKFEINFKHNSGSNPTFEPRTAAIKDFWEKVGLKTNVKLVEFGKYNEDLANASKDMEVYFRSWAGGTDPDPSDLYHTDRPQNEMRTVLPKSDQYLDDALDFEKVGIDEKKRKDIYVKWQKYMNDELPGLPMFQGKSITIVNDKVRNLDIEIGTDQSLYNLTKEA; encoded by the coding sequence ATGGGGAAGCTAATTAAATATATTTCAATACTTCTTATTGTCGTTTTAGTGTTGAGTGCTTGCGGAAAAAGCAGTAATAAAGATGAAGGAGTAAAAGATGCTACTAAAACGGAAACCTCAAAACATAAAGGTGGTACCTTAAATGTAGCATTAACAGCACCGCCAAGTGGTGTTTATTCTTCGTTATTAAATAGTACACATGCAGATTCTGTAGTTGAGGGATATTTTAACGAAAGCTTATTAGCAACTGATAAAAAAATACGTCCTAAGGCATATATTGCTTCATGGAAGGACATCGAGCCGGCTAAGAAAATAGAATTTAAAATTAAAAAAGGTATTAAATGGCATGATGGTAATGAATTGAAAATTGATGATTGGATTTATTCAATTGAAGTCTTAGCTAACAAGGACTACGAAGGTGCTTATTATCCAAGTGTAGAAAATATCCAAGGTGCGAAAGATTATCATGAAGGAAAAACTGATCATATTAGCGGATTGAAGAAAATAGATGACTACACTATGCAGGTTACATTTGATAAAAAACAAGAAAATTACTTAACAGGATTTATTACTGGACCTTTATTAAGTAAAAAATATTTATCAGATGTACCAATTAAAGATTTAGCGAAATCAGATAAAATCCGAAAATATCCTATTGGTATTGGACCGTATAAAGTTAAGAAAATCGTTCCAGGTGAGGCTGTTCAACTCGTTAAATTTGATGATTATTGGCAAGGTAAGCCTGCACTAGACAAAATCAATTTAAAAGTTATTGATCAAGCGCAAATTATTAAGGCAATGGAAAAAGGCGATATTGATGTTGCGAATGATGCTACCGGTGCAATGGCAAAAGATGCTAAGTCATCTAATGCTGGTCTCAAGGTATTATCTGCGCCAAGCTTAGACTACGGTTTAATAGGATTCGTATCTCATGATTACGATAAAAAAGCTAATAAAACTGGTAAAGTGAGACCAAAATATGAAGACAAAGAATTACGTAAAGCAATGCTTTATGCAATTGATAGAGAAAAATGGATCAAAGCGTTTTTCAATGGTTACGCTAGTGAAATCAATAGTTTTGTACCATCTATGCATTGGATAGCAGCCAATCCTAAGGACCTAAATGATTACAAATATGATCCTGAAAAAGCTAAAAAAATCTTAGATAAGTTAGGTTATAAAGATAGAGATGGTGACGGATTTAGAGAAGATCCTAAAGGTAATAAATTTGAGATTAACTTTAAACATAATTCAGGTTCTAATCCTACTTTTGAACCAAGAACTGCTGCGATAAAAGATTTCTGGGAAAAAGTTGGCTTGAAAACAAATGTGAAGTTAGTAGAATTCGGTAAATATAATGAAGACTTAGCAAATGCATCTAAAGATATGGAAGTGTACTTCAGATCATGGGCAGGAGGTACAGATCCAGATCCATCAGATTTATACCACACTGATAGACCTCAAAATGAAATGAGAACAGTTTTACCAAAATCAGATCAATATTTAGATGATGCATTAGACTTCGAAAAAGTAGGCATTGATGAAAAGAAACGTAAAGATATTTATGTTAAATGGCAAAAATATATGAATGATGAGTTACCTGGATTACCAATGTTCCAAGGTAAATCGATAACTATTGTTAACGATAAAGTACGAAACTTAGACATTGAAATTGGAACTGATCAAAGTTTATATAATTTAACTAAAGAAGCTTAG
- the trpS gene encoding tryptophan--tRNA ligase, with translation METLFSGIQPSGIPTIGNYIGALKQFVDVQNDYDCYFCIVDQHAITMPQDRLKLRKQTRQLAAIYLASGIDPDKATLFIQSEVPAHVQAGWMLTTIASVGELERMTQYKDKAQKAVEGIPAGLLTYPPLMAADIVLYNTNIVPVGDDQKQHIELTRNLVDRFNSRYNDVLVKPEIRMPKVGGRVMSLQDPTRKMSKSDDNAKNFISLLDEPNVAAKKIKSAVTDSDGIIKFDRDNKPGITNLISIYAGLTDMPIKDIEAKYEGEGYGKFKGDLAEIVKAFLVEFQEKYESFYNSDKLDDILDQGRDKAHKVSFKTVKKMEKAMGLGRKR, from the coding sequence ATGGAGACATTATTTTCAGGCATCCAACCTAGTGGAATTCCTACTATTGGAAATTATATTGGCGCACTAAAACAATTTGTTGATGTGCAAAATGACTATGATTGTTATTTCTGTATCGTAGATCAACATGCAATTACAATGCCACAAGATCGTTTAAAATTACGTAAACAGACCAGACAATTAGCAGCGATTTATTTAGCTTCTGGTATAGATCCAGACAAAGCAACATTGTTCATACAATCTGAAGTCCCTGCACACGTACAAGCAGGATGGATGTTAACTACGATTGCTTCTGTTGGAGAATTAGAGCGTATGACGCAATACAAAGATAAAGCTCAGAAAGCAGTTGAAGGTATACCTGCTGGTCTATTAACATATCCACCTTTAATGGCAGCTGATATTGTTCTTTACAATACTAATATCGTTCCAGTTGGAGATGACCAAAAGCAGCATATCGAATTGACTCGTAACCTTGTAGATAGATTTAATAGTCGCTATAATGATGTGCTTGTGAAACCTGAAATTCGTATGCCTAAAGTTGGTGGACGTGTCATGAGTTTACAAGACCCAACAAGAAAAATGAGTAAGAGTGATGATAATGCTAAAAACTTCATTTCATTATTAGACGAGCCGAATGTTGCAGCTAAAAAAATTAAAAGCGCAGTAACTGATTCAGATGGTATTATTAAATTTGATCGTGACAACAAGCCAGGTATAACAAATTTAATTTCAATATACGCTGGATTAACAGACATGCCAATTAAAGATATTGAGGCAAAATATGAGGGCGAAGGTTATGGTAAATTTAAAGGTGACCTTGCTGAAATAGTTAAAGCATTTTTAGTAGAATTCCAAGAAAAATACGAAAGTTTCTATAACTCAGATAAACTTGATGATATTTTAGATCAAGGTAGAGATAAAGCACACAAAGTTTCATTTAAAACTGTCAAAAAAATGGAAAAAGCGATGGGTTTAGGACGTAAGAGATAA
- a CDS encoding ABC transporter ATP-binding protein — protein MENILEVNQIKKYYKIKTGLLQKTQYVKAVDDVSFSIKKGQTFGLVGESGCGKSTLGKVIIRLEDATSGSIIVNGEDITRLQGKKLRKSRQQYQMIFQDPYASLNPMQMVGDIISEPILNYKKLPKEEIKKEVLYLLKCVGLSEDAYYKYAHEFSGGQRQRVGIARALALRPSLIVADEPVSALDVSVQSQVLNLLKDLQEQFNLSYLFIAHDLSVVKHISDVIGVMYLGHIVEIASDKEIYENPKHPYTKALISSIPQIDKHNNNRIILKGELPSPSNPPQGCPFHTRCPIAQDMCKKSMPELKDIGNEHQVACFYVDKVGDLND, from the coding sequence ATGGAAAATATTTTAGAAGTCAACCAAATAAAAAAATACTACAAAATTAAAACTGGATTATTACAAAAAACTCAGTACGTTAAAGCTGTTGATGACGTATCGTTTTCAATAAAAAAAGGACAAACTTTTGGATTAGTAGGAGAATCGGGTTGTGGTAAGTCAACGTTAGGTAAAGTGATTATCAGGCTTGAAGATGCAACTTCAGGCTCAATAATTGTTAATGGTGAAGATATAACAAGATTACAAGGTAAAAAACTCAGAAAATCACGACAACAATATCAGATGATATTTCAAGATCCGTATGCATCATTGAATCCGATGCAAATGGTTGGAGATATCATTTCAGAACCTATTTTAAATTATAAAAAATTGCCAAAAGAAGAAATAAAAAAAGAAGTACTATATTTATTAAAATGTGTTGGCCTAAGTGAAGATGCATATTATAAATATGCACATGAATTTTCAGGTGGACAGAGACAAAGAGTGGGAATTGCAAGAGCATTGGCTTTGCGTCCGAGTTTAATTGTTGCTGATGAGCCTGTAAGTGCATTAGATGTATCTGTTCAATCTCAAGTACTGAATTTATTAAAAGATTTACAAGAACAATTTAACTTAAGCTATTTATTTATCGCACATGATTTAAGTGTAGTAAAACATATAAGTGATGTCATTGGAGTTATGTATTTAGGTCATATAGTTGAAATCGCATCTGATAAAGAAATTTATGAAAATCCCAAACATCCATATACAAAAGCGTTGATTTCATCAATACCACAAATTGATAAACATAATAACAATAGAATTATATTAAAAGGAGAATTACCTTCGCCAAGTAATCCGCCGCAAGGTTGTCCTTTTCATACAAGATGTCCAATTGCTCAAGATATGTGCAAAAAAAGTATGCCAGAATTAAAGGACATTGGTAATGAACATCAAGTTGCTTGTTTCTACGTAGATAAAGTAGGTGATTTAAATGATTAA
- the spxA gene encoding transcriptional regulator SpxA encodes MVTLFTSPSCTSCRKAKAWLQEHDIPYTERNIFSEHLTIDEIKQILKMTEDGTDEIISTRSKTYQKLNVDIDSLPLQDLYSIIQDNPGLLRRPIILDNKRLQVGYNEDEIRRFLPRKVRTFQLQEAQRMVD; translated from the coding sequence ATGGTAACATTATTTACTTCACCAAGTTGCACATCTTGCCGTAAAGCGAAAGCATGGTTACAAGAACATGACATTCCGTATACGGAGCGTAATATTTTTTCTGAACATTTAACAATTGATGAAATTAAGCAAATATTAAAAATGACTGAAGACGGTACTGATGAAATCATTTCTACACGTTCTAAAACATACCAAAAATTAAATGTTGATATTGATTCACTACCATTACAAGACTTATATTCAATCATTCAAGATAATCCTGGCTTATTACGTCGTCCAATTATTTTAGATAATAAACGACTACAAGTTGGTTATAATGAGGACGAGATTCGACGTTTCTTACCTAGAAAAGTTCGTACGTTCCAATTACAAGAAGCACAACGTATGGTTGACTAA